The genomic interval GCGCGGACATCGCCGCTGCAGTACGCTCGCTCAAGCAACGGGACGGCGCCAACCTGCTGACCCAGGGCAGCGCCGAACTGGTGCAGCAACTGCTGGCGGCAGACCTGGTAGATGAACTGCAACTGCTGATCCACCCGCTGCTGCTCGGCCAAGGCAAACGCCTGTTCGGTCATGACGCAGCAGCAGCGGCCTTTACCTTGCAGCAGTCGCAAGTCTCGCCCAAGGGCGTGATCATCAGCCGCTACGTGCGCGCAGGCCAGGTGCAGACCGGTTCATTCGACACGGTGTAATCCCATACAACTTTTGCCCCGCGCAGGCATCGAAACACAGGAAGCCCCTATCCGCTCCAAGGAGGTCAACCATGGCGCTGCGCACTACGCTGCTGCTTTCCTGCATGACCCTGGCGCTGCTCGGCTGCGCCGGCAACGATCAACCGGCACCGCCGCGCACCCAGCAGGTCGACCTGCAACGCTACCAGGGCACCTGGTATGAACTGGGCCGGCTGCCGATGTTCTTCCAGCGCAACTGCGTGCAGTCCGAGGCGCACTATGGCCTGCGCCCGGATGGCCGGATCGACGTGACCAACCGCTGCAAGGAAAAGGACGGCCAGTGGAACGAAGCCAAGGGCATCGCCGAGGCCCAGCAGCCGGGCAGCACCGACAAGCTGTGGGTGCGCTTCGACAACTGGTTCAGCCGCCTGGCACCGGGCCTGACCAAGGGCGAGTACTGGGTGCTGTATCACGACAAGGATTACCGGGTGGCGCTAGTGGGCCACCCCAACCGCGAGTACCTGTGGCTGCTTTCACGCACGCCTGCGGTCACCGACCAGCAGCGCGAGCAACTGCTGACCATCGCCCGGGAGCAAGGTTATGACACCAGCAAGCTCATTTGGCGGCAGGGAGACTAGCAGGCCGTCGACGGCAGGCAGCAATGCGGCTAAGGTGTGCGCCCGTCATACCTCGAAGGAGCGAGCACATTGATCACCTGCCACGTCAAATACATCGTCGACCCTTACCAGCTGCCTGCGTTCGAGGCCTATTCACGCCAGTGGATAGGCCTCGTCACGCGCATGGGCGGCCAGCATCACGGCTACTTCCTGCCTGCTGAGGGCGCTAACAACATCGCGTACTGCCTGTTCAGCTTCCCCAGCCTGGCGGCCTACGAGCAGTACCGCAGGCAGGCCGAGACCGACCCGGAATGCATCGCTGCAGTAGCCACAGCTACAGAGCAACGCTTCATCCTCAGCTACGAGCGCAGCTTCCTGAAACCGCTGCTGGGCTGAATCAAGGAGGTTGCACATGGACCTGCTGTTCCTCGGCACCTGCGCCGGGGTGCCCACCAAGGCACGCAATGTCAGCGCCACGGCGGTGATCGAAGCCAGTGGCAGCGGCTGGTACCTGGTCGACTGCGGCGAAGGCACCCAGCACCAGCTGCTGCGCACCCCGCTGTCGATCCGCGACCTGCGCGCCATTTTCATCACCCACGTGCACGGCGATCATTGCTTCGGCCTGCCCGGCCTGCTGGCCAGTGCCGGCATGAGCGGGCGTACGCAGCCGCTGGAACTGATCCTGCCCGCCGCGCTGCATGACTGGGTACGCCAGGGCCTGGCCGCCAGCGATACCTTCCTGCCGTTCGAACTGCGCCTGCTGGCCGTGGAAGATCTGGTCGAATGGCGCAACGATACTCTGCAGGTAACCACCGTTCAGCTGTCACACCGCGTTCCGAGCGTCGGGTTCATATTCACCGAACTCAACCCCGAACCGCGCCTGGACATCCCCCGCCTGGAAGCCGAAGGCATACCGCGTGGCCCGCTGTGGGGCGAGCTGGCCAGGGGTTTGACGGTGCAGCATGGCGAGCAGTTGCTGAATGGCAACGACTACCTGCGCCCTTCCCGGCCACCGCGGCGGGTGATCGTGTGCGGCGACAACGATACCCCCGAGCTGCTGGCCGACGCTGCCCAAGGCGCGGATGTGCTGGTGCACGAAGCCACGTTCACCCAGGCCGTGGTCGAACGCACCGGGGTCACCTTCGGCCATAGTACTGCAGCGGCGGTGGCGCGCTTTGCCGAAGCGGCGGGCGTGCGCAACCTGGTGCTGACGCATTTCAGCGCCCGCTACCAGAGCGACCCAAGGCGCAGCCCGAATATCGACAACGTGCGTGACGAAGCCCTCGTCCACTACAGCGGGCACCTGACCCTGGCGCAGGACCTGCAGCGCTATCACCTTGGCCGGGATGGCTGTCTTGAGCTGACCGGATGAATTAACATGGCCGGTTTTTCCAAAAGGACTTGGTCATGCAACGCATCGTGATTCTGGGCAACGCCGGCAGTGGCAAATCGACCCTGGCCCGGCAGATCGGCGCCCGCCTGGGGGCGTCGGTGGTACACCTTGACACGTTGTTCTGGGAGGCCGGCTGGGTAGAGCCGGATGCCGAGACCTTTCGCAGCCGGGTACGCGATGCGGTTAGCGGGCAAGCGTGGGTATGCGAGGGCAACTACAGCCGCCGCACCTTCGACCTGCGCTTGCCACGGGCCGACCTGGTTATCTGGCTGGATACACCACGGTTGACATGCCTGAAGCGGGTCATCCTGCGCAGTGTGCTGAACAAGCCACGGCCAGACCTGCCGGCTGGGTGTACCGAGCGGCTGGACCGGGCGTTTCTGACCTTCCTGAAGTTTGTGTGGACGTTCGACCGGGGCTATCGGCCAGGTATCGAAGCCAACCGCCAGGCAATCGGCCCGCAGGTGCCGGTTGTGCATCTGCGTGGTGACCGGCAGATTGCGGCGTTTGTGGAAGGCCTCACACAACCAGCACCAGCAGCGCGGTCCCTGTAGGAGCGCCCTTGTGTCGCGATCGGGCTGCACAGCAGCCCCAGCGATATCAGCGTTTACTTCCAAACCCTGGGGCTGCTGCGCAGCCCGATCGCGACACAAGGCCGCTCCCACAAAAAGCGCGGTCGCCTGATGCCCGAGGTGCTAGGCCGCCAAGCGCCCGCTGGCAATCGCCTCCGACGCCGCCAGCATCGCCCGCAGCAACACTGCGCAGCCCGCCGCCAGGTCATCGGGCGTGGCGTTCTCGATTTCGTTGTGGCTGATGCCGTTTTCGCAGGGCACGAAAATCATCCCCGCTGGCCCTAGTTCGGCCAGGAAGATCGCGTCATGCCCCGCGCCACTGACAATGTCCATGTGCGGCAACCCCAGCGCCTGCGCCGAGGCGCGCACGGCATCGACACAGCCTTTGTCGAAGTACAATGCCGGGAAGTCGGCCGTAGGCACCAGTTCGTGGCTCAAGCCATGCTTGGTACAGGTTGCCTCGATCACCCCGCGCACCTCGGCGATCATCGCACTCAGTTGCTCGCCCTCCAGGTGGCGGAAGTCCAGGGTCATGCGCACCTCACCCGGGATCACGTTACGCGAGCCTGGATACGCCTGCAGGCAACCCACAGTGCCACAGGCATGGGGCTGGTGGCCGAGGGCGGTATGGTTGACCGCCTCCACCACGGCGGCAGCGCCGACCAGGGCGTCCTTGCGCAGGTGCATGGGTGTCGGGCCCGCGTGGGCTTCGACGCCGCGCAGGGTCAGGTCGAACCACTTCTGCCCCAGCGCTCCGAGCACCACGCCGATGGTCTTGGCCTGGTCCTCAAGGATCGGGCCCTGTTCGATATGGGCTTCGAAATAAGCCCCAACCGGATGGCCCAGCACCGCGCGCGTACCGGCGTAGCCGATGGCGTTCAAGGCTTCACCCACGCTGATACCCTGGGCATCGCGCTTGGCCAGGGTTTCCGCCAGGCTGAACTTGCCGGCGAACACGCCTGAACCCATCATGCACGGTGCAAAGCGCGAGCCCTCTTCGTTGGTCCACACCACCACTTCCAGCGGTGCTTCGGTTTCCACGCCCAGGTCGTTCAGCGTACGGATCACCTCCAGCCCGGCCATCACACCGAAGCAGCCATCGAACTTGCCGCCCGTGGGCTGGGTGTCGATATGGCTGCCGGTCATCACCGGGGGCAGCTTGGGGTTACGCCCCGGGCGGCGGGCGAAGATGTTGCCGACGCCGTCGACACTGACCTCACACCCGGCCGCCTCGCACCACTGCACGAACAGGTCGCGGGCCTGGCGGTCGAGGTCGGTCAGGGCCAGGCGGCAGACACCGCCCTTGGCGGTGGCACCGAGGCGGGCCAGGTCCATCAGCGATTGCCACAGGCGGTTGCTGTCGACGTGCCGGGCGGTGGTTTCAAGCATCTCTTTGACTGGGGTCACGGGTTTCTCCTTCAGGCTTTTTTTGTGGTCGGTGCGGGCCTCTTCGCGGGTGAACCCGCTCCCACAGCCAAACCGGCGAGAACGTAGTACAGCGCGCCGCCCAGCAGCGAGCCGGTAAACCAGCCGTAGTCGTAGAACCAGCTGAAACTGCTGTTGCCAATCGCCAGTAACGTCAGCCCCACGGGCAAGGCAAAGGCGGCAAACCCGGCCCAGTTCCACGCCGGGTAGACGTCATCGCGGTACAACCCGGCCAGGTCCAGCTGCTGCCGACGGACCAGGAAGTAGTCCACCACCATGATCCCGGCAATCGGCCCGAGCAGGCTGGAGTAACCGAGCAGCCAGTTGGAGTACACGCTCTCCAGGCTCAGGTCCGAGACAATCAGGCCCAGTTTCTTAAGCAGTTCATGGCCCATCAGCGCCAGGCCGATAAAGCCGGTCAGCCATACCGCACGGCTGCGCCCGATCAGGCGTGGGGCAATGTTCTGGAAGTCGTTGGTCGGCGACACGATGTTCGCCGCCGTATTGGTCGACAGTGTGGCAATCACGATCAGCGCCATGGCCAGGGCCACCCAGAACGGGCTGTGGATTTTGCCGATCAGGCTGACCGGGTCGGACACCGTCTCGCCCACCAGAGACGCCGACGCGGCGGTCAGCACCACACCCAGCGAAGCGAACAGGAACATGGTCAGCGGCAGGCCGAAGATCTGCCCAAGAATCTGGTCTTTCTGGCTACGTGCGTAACGGCTGAAGTCGGGAATATTCAGCGACAAGGTGGCCCAGAAGCCGACCATGGCCGTAAGCCCGGCGCAGAAGTAACTGACCACGCTCGCCCCTTCCGGCCGCTTGGGCGGTTGCGCCAGCAGCTCGGTCATCGACATGTGCGGCAGGGCCCAGAACAGCAGCCCGACACCCACCGCCACCAGCAGCGGTGCCGAGAGCGTTTCCAGCCACTTGATCGACTCGGCGCCGCGCAGCACCACCCACAGGTTCAGGCACCAGAAGATCATGAAGCCGATCACCTCGCCAGTACCGGCCAAGGCCTTCCAGCCATCGAACACCGAACCCAGGAACAGGTGAATGGCCAAGCCGCCGAACAAGGTCTGGATACCAAACCAGCCACAGGCAACCACGGCGCGGATCAGGCACGGTACGTTGGAGCCCAGGATGCCGAACGACGAACGCAGCAGCACCGGGAACGGGATGCCGTACTTGGTGCCTGGGAAGGCGTTGAGGGTAAGCGGGATCAGTACGATCACGTTGGCCAGCAGGATCGCCAGCAGCGCTTCGCCAACGCTCAGGCCGAAGTAGGCGGTGAGCACGCCACCCAGGGTGTAGGTGGGTACGCAAATGGACATGCCCACCCACAGGGCAGTGATGTGCCATTTGTTCCAGGTGCGCTGGTGCACCTTGGTCGGCGCGATGTCTTGGTTGTAGCGCGGGCTGTCGAGGACATCACTGCCCTCGGACAGCTCAAACAGGCCATCCTGCTCGACCACTTCCGATCTGCTCTGTTGCATGGGCCCTTCTCCAGATTTTCTTGTAGTTGTTTGCTCATCGGGCTAATTCGATGGCCGGAGTACACACGCGTATTGGTGCTTAGAAATCTTGACCAGAATTCCATCTTGTCAAGTCAGTCAATAACCCCTGAAACCCCCGAAGTCAGCAGGTCAATAAAAATTAAGTGTTAAATTTCAAACAGTTAAAAACCACAAAAATAATAGGAAAATTTTCTTGAAGATTCCCAAATCAGCATCTAGCCTCGAATCTTGTCAGGTCTGACAGGATTAACCGCCCTGCCTGCCCTGCACCCGAGACAATTCCAAGAACCGGCCCAGACCGGTCAGCCTGCGAGGAAAAACGGCATGTCCCTGTTGATCCGTGGCGCCACCGTGGTCACCCACGAAGAGAGTTACCCCGCCGATGTCCTGTGTGTCGATGGCCTGATCCGTGCCATCGGGCCAAACCTCGAACCGCCCACCGACTGTGAAATCCTCGACGGCAGCGGCCAGTACCTGATGCCCGGCGGCATCGACCCGCATACCCACATGCAGTTGCCATTCATGGGCACCGTGGCCAGCGAGGATTTCTTCAGCGGCACCGCAGCGGGCCTTGCCGGCGGCACCACGTCGATCATCGACTTCGTCATCCCCAACCCGCAGCAGTCATTGCTGGAGGCCTTCCACACCTGGCGCGGCTGGGCGCAGAAGAGCGCCAGCGACTACGGCTTCCACGTTGCCATCACCTGGTGGAGCGAACAGGTGGCTGAAGAAATGGGCGAACTGGTAGCCAAGCATGGGGTGAACAGCTTCAAGCACTTCATGGCTTACAAGAATGCAATCATGGCCGCCGACGACACCCTGGTGGCCAGCTTCGAGCGCTGCCTGCAACTGGGTGCGGTGCCCACCGTGCATGCCGAGAACGGCGAACTGGTGTACCACCTGCAGAAAAAACTGCTTGCCCAGGGCCTGACCGGACCAGAGGCCCACCCCCTTTCGCGCCCTTCACAAGTGGAAGGTGAAGCGGCCAGCCGCGCCATCCGTATTGCCGAAACCATCGGTACGCCGCTGTATGTGGTGCACATTTCCAGCCGTGAAGCACTGGATGAAATCACCTATGCACGCGCCAAGGGCCAGCCGGTTTACGGCGAAGTCTTGCCCGGCCACCTGCTGCTGGACGACAGCGTCTACCGTGACCCGGACTGGGCCACAGCCGCTGGCTACGTGATGAGCCCGCCGTTCCGCCCGCGCGAGCACCAGGAGGCGCTGTGGCGTGGCTTGCAGTCGGGCAACCTGCACACCACGGCCACCGACCACTGCTGTTTCTGCGCCGAACAGAAAGCCATGGGCCGCGACGACTTCAGTCGCATCCCCAACGGCACCGCCGGCATCGAAGACCGCATGGCAGTGCTGTGGGATGCCGGTGTCAACAGCGGGCGCCTGTCGATGCATGAGTTCGTTGCGCTGACCTCCACCAACACGGCAAAAATCTTCAACCTTTTCCCACGCAAGGGCGCCATCCGCGTGGGTGCCGACGCCGACCTGGTGCTGTGGGACCCGCAGGGCACTCGCACTCTATCGGCCCAGACCCACCACCAGCGGGTGGACTTCAATATCTTTGAAGGCCGCACCGTGCGCGGGGTCCCCAGCCACACCATCAGCCAGGGCAAGGTGCTCTGGGCCGATGGTGACCTGCGCGCCGAGGCCGGGGCGGGGCGGTATGTGGAACGGCCGGCGTATCCGTCCGTGTACGAGGTGCTGGGGCGACGCGCCGAACAGCAGCGCCCGACGCCCGTTCAGCGCTGAGGCCATTGGGGCTGCTGCGCAGCCCATCGCCGGCAAGCCAAATATAATAAAGAGAGAGGCTACAACCGTGATCGACGCCCTGAACCACTTGCCGCGCCCCCGGGCCGGCGCCGACCAGCTGGCCGAGCGCTTCAGCGACCTGGCCCCACCCCTCACCGCTCGCCAGGCCGCCGTCGAAAGCGCGCGCTGCCTGTACTGCTATGACGCCCCCTGCGTCAATGCGTGCCCAAGCGACATCGACATCCCGTCGTTCATCCACCGCATCAGCGATGAAAACCTGCAAGGTGCCGCCGAGCGCATCCTTTCGGCCAACATCCTGGGTGGCAGCTGCGCCCGCGTGTGCCCCACCGAAATCCTCTGCCAGCAGGCCTGCGTGCGCAACAACGCGCAGGAATGTGCACCCGTATTGATCGGGCAGTTGCAGCGCTACGCCTTGGACAACGCGCATTTCACCGAGCACCCGTTCACGCGCTCACCGGCTACCGGCAAGCGCATCGCCGTGGTCGGCGCCGGGCCTGCCGGGTTGTCCTGCGCCCATCGCCTGGCCATGCACGGGCATGACGTGGTGGTGTTCGAGGCCAGCGACAAGGCGGGCGGCCTCAACGAGTACGGCATTGCCCGCTACAAGCTGGTCGACGACTACGCCCAGCGGGAAGTGGAGTTCCTGCTGGGCATTGGCGGCATCGAAATACGCCATGGCCAGCGCCTGGGCGGCAACCTCAGCCTGGGCGAACTGCGCGACCAGTACGATGCGGTGTTCCTCGGCCTCGGCCTGAATGCCGTGCGCCAGCTAGGCCTGCCAGACGAGGAAGCACCCGGCCTGCTCGCCGCCACCGAGTACATCCGTGAACTGCGCCAGGCAGACGACCTGAGCCAGCTGCCGCTGGCCGACCGCTGCCTGGTCATCGGCGCCGGCAACACGGCCATCGACATGGCGGTGCAGATGAGCCGCCTGGGCGCCCGCGACGTCAACCTGGTGTACCGCCGTGGCCACGCCGACATGGGCGCCACCGGCCACGAGCAGGACATCGCCAAGGCTAACCAGGTGCGCCTGCACACCTGGGCGCGCCCCGACGCCGTGCTGCTGGATGACGCCGGCAAGGTGCGCGGCATGCGCTTTGCTCGCACCGAACTAACGGACGGCCGACTGCGCGACACTGGCGAAACCTTCGAGCTGCAGGCCGATGCCATCTTCAAGGCCATCGGCCAGCGCTTCGACGATGCCTGCCTCGTCGACCCGGTGGCTGCACAACTGGCCCGGGACGGTGAGCGCATCCGCGTTGACCACACCCTGCAGACCAGCTTGCCGGGCGTATATGCCGGCGGCGACTGCACGGCCCTGGGCCAGGACCTCACTGTCCAGGCTGTGCAGCACGGCAAGCTGGCCGCCGAAGCCATCCATGCCCAACTCATGCTCAACGTGGAGGCAGCGTAAATGGCCGACTTGTCTATCGTATTTGCCGGCATCAAGGCACCCAACCCTTTCTGGCTGGCTTCCGCACCGCCAACCGACAAGGCCTACAACGTGGTCCGCGCCTTTGAGGCTGGCTGGGGCGGCGTGGTCTGGAAAACCCTGGGCGAGGACCCGGCAGCGGTCAACGTGTCGTCGCGCTACTCGGCGCACTACGGCGCCAACCGCCTGGTGCAGGGCATCAACAACATCGAGCTGATTACCGACCGTTCGCTGGAAATCAACCTGCGTGAAATCACCCAGGTAAAGAAGGACTGGCCCGACCGGGCATTGATCGTGTCGCTGATGGTGCCGTGCGTCGAGGACTCGTGGAAGTTCATCCTGCCGCTGGTAGAGGCCACCGGTGCCGATGGCATCGAGCTGAACTTCGGCTGCCCGCACGGCATGCCGGAGCGCGGCATGGGTGCGGCGGTCGGCCAGGTGCCTGAGTATGTGGAGCTGGTCACCCGCTGGTGCAAGACCTACTGCTCGCTGCCGGTGATCGTGAAGCTTACGCCCAACATCACCGACATCCGTCAGTCGGCCCGCGCCGCCCACCGTGGCGGGGCCGATGCGGTGTCGTTGATCAACACCATCAACTCCATCACCAGCGTCGACCTGGACCGTATGGTGGCCCACCCCATCGTCGGCGACCAAAGCACCCATGGCGGTTACTGCGGCTCGGCCGTAAAGCCGATTGCCCTGAACATGGTGGCAGAAATTGCCCGCGACCCGCAGACGCGTGGCCTACCGATCTGCGGCATTGGCGGCATCGGCAACTGGCGTGATGCGGCGGAGTTCATGGCCCTGGGCAGTGGCGCCGTCCAGGTGTGCACGGCAGCGATGCTGCATGGTTTTCGCATTGTCGAGGACATGAAGGACGGCCTGGCGCGCTGGATGGACCAGCATGGGCATCGCACCCTCGAGGCGTTCCGTGGCCAGGCGGTAGGGCACACCACCGACTGGAAGTACCTGGACATCAACTACAAATCGGTGGCGCACATCGACCAGGACGCCTGCATTGGCTGTGGGCGCTGCCACATTGCCTGTGAGGACACCTCACACCAGGCCATTGCCAGCACGCTGAAGGCAGATGGCACCCATGCCTACAGCGTGATCGAGGAGGAATGCGTGGGCTGCAACCTGTGCCAGATCACCTGCCCGGTTGAAAACTGCATCGAGATGCAGGCGCAGGATACCGGCAAACCGTACCTGAACTGGACACAGGACCCGCGTAACCCCTACCGCGAGGCCAGTTGAGGTAGATCACTGCCTGAACCCGCAACGCGATCGGTGTAGGAGCGGCCTTGTGCCGCGATGGGGCGCGAAGCGGCCCTGGGGTTTGAGCTTCGCCGCCGAAATTGCCGGGGCCGCTTCGCGCCCCATCGCGGCACAAGGCCGCTCCTACAATGGACCGCGTCAGGCTGGAACCTCGGTTCAAGGCTCCAGCCCGATCCCCCGCAAGATCACGCTGGTCACCGTTTGCACCGCACTCTCGAACGCCATGTCCGACAGCATCTCGCCGCCATTGAGCAACTGCACCTGGTAACCGAAGTCGGCATAGTGCTGGGTGGACGCCCAGATCATGTACAGCAATGCCGACGGCTCAACCGGCAGAATACGCCCCTCCTCCACCCAACGGCGGATCTTGGCTTCTTTCAATTTCGCCCAGGGCACCAGGCTGTCATCCAGGTTCACCCCAAGCACAGGCGCCCCGTGCAGCATCTCTTCGGCCCAGATCTTCGAGCCCAGTGGCCGCGAGCGCGAATGGCCCATCTTGGCCCTGATGTAGCTGGTCAGCACCACACGCGGGTCGTCGAAGTTCTCGAAGCACAGTGCGTCCTGCTTCCACACATCCAGCAGGTCCTGCAGCACCGCGCGGAACAGCTCGTCCTTGGTGCTGAAGTAATAATGCAGGTTGGAGCGCGGCAATTCGGCCTGCTCGGCGATATCGCCCATGGACGTGGCGCCATAACCTTTGTCGGCGAACACCTTTTCCGCCGCCTGCAAAATTTTCTCGATATTGCGTCGGCGGATTTCGATCTTGTGGTTGGCCATCAGGCTTGGGCCGTCCACACCGCCAGTTCATAGCCGTCCGGGTCGATGAAATGGAAGCGACGCCCGCCCGGAAAGGCAAAGGTCGCCCGGCTGATTGTCGCCCCGGCGGCCTCGACCCGCTGCTGTGTGGCATCGAGGTCGTCGGCGTACAAGATGACCAATGGCCCGCCCGGGCGTACTGGCTCGCCGGTGGTGAAGCCACCGGTCAGCCGGCCGTCACTGAACTCGGTATAGGCAGGCCCATAGTCGGTGAACGCCCAGCCGAACACGCTGCCATAGAAGGCTTTGCTGCTTGCGATGTCGCTGACATTGAACTCGATGTTGTCGATCTGCCGGTCAGTACCGCGAATGCCCATGTGTGCTCCGTGCCGTAGGGGTTTGGCCTAGTCTACTCCGGTCGTTTCACACTTTTATATCAGGCGGCCTGAAACATCCGTGTGATTACAGGCTGATGGCGATGGCTTGATGCGTCACCCATTGGTTGCGATCAGAAGCACGTCTATCCGCAACTCGCCCGGTCCCGCACCGGGCACTGTGCGCGATGAAGATTAAGTGCGGTGTTGATGATGCCGATATGGCTGAACGCCTGGGGGAAGTTGCCGAGCATGCGCTGGCCGGCCGGGTCGTACTGTTCCGCCAGCAAGCCAAGGTCGTTGCTCAAGCCGGTGAGGTGCTGGTACAGCGCTTCGGCTTCAGCCTGGCGCCCCAACAATACATAAACGTCTGCCAGCCAGAACGAGCACACCAGGAAGGTGCCTTCCCCCGGCGTCAGGCCGTCGCTGCAGCTGTCACTGTCGTAGCGCATCAGCAGGCCGTTCTTCAGCAGGCGCTGTTCGACCTGCTCCAGCGTGCGCAAAAAGCGTGGGTCATCTGCGGGCAAGAAGCCAGTCAGGGCGATCTGCAACAGGCTGGCATCCATCTCGGACGAGCCGTACGCCTGAACAAAAAAACGGCCACTGGGGTCCAGGCCTTTCTCGCAAACTTCGCGGTGAATGTCGTCAGCCACCTGGCGGTAATGGTCCCCGCGCTCGCGGCCTTCTTCAGTGGTGTCGGCCAACCCTGCGGCACGGTCGAAGGCGACCCAGGCCATCACCTTGGAGTGCACGAACTGTTGCCGGCCGCCGCGCACTTCCCAGATGCCTTCGTCCGGCTCGCGCCAGATGCCTTCGACGTAAGGCATGATCAGGCGGGAGATGGCGGCGCTGCGCGGATGGCGCGGCAAGCCGCCCTTGATCGCCTGGGACATGGCATCGGCCAGTTCGCCATAGATGTCCAGCTGCATCTGCTGCGACGCGGCATTGCCTACCCGCACGGGTTGCGAATGCTCGTAACCGGCCAGCCACGGCAAGGTGTATTCCTGCAGGTCACGCTCGCCGGCCAGGCCATACATGATCTGCATCTGCTCAGGGTTGCCGGCCACCGAGCGCAGCAGCCATTCGCGCCAGGCCTGGGCTTCGTCAAAGTAGCCGAGGTTCATGAAGGCCAGCAGTGTCATGGTGGCATCGCGCAGCCAGCAGAAGCGGTAGTCCCAGTTGCGCTCCCCACCCACACGCTCGGGCAGCGAGGTGGTGACGGCGGCGACGATACCGCCGGTGGGGGCGTAGGTCATGGCCTTGAGGGTGAGCAACGAGCGGCGCACCAGGGCGGTGTATGGCCCTACCTGCGGGCAGCGGGTGGCGAAGGCCTGCCACTGCTCGACGGTTTGGGCAAAAGCCTGGTCGATATCGCAGTCGGGCTGCACGGGCAGGTGCGAGGGTTGGTGACGCAGGCTGAAGATTTGGCGCTCGCCCGTGCCAACACGAAAGCGCGCGACGGTATGGTGGTCGAGTGCATGCGGGGGGACGGTGCTGCACAGGATCAGCCG from Pseudomonas fortuita carries:
- a CDS encoding lipocalin family protein, whose protein sequence is MALRTTLLLSCMTLALLGCAGNDQPAPPRTQQVDLQRYQGTWYELGRLPMFFQRNCVQSEAHYGLRPDGRIDVTNRCKEKDGQWNEAKGIAEAQQPGSTDKLWVRFDNWFSRLAPGLTKGEYWVLYHDKDYRVALVGHPNREYLWLLSRTPAVTDQQREQLLTIAREQGYDTSKLIWRQGD
- a CDS encoding NIPSNAP family protein — translated: MITCHVKYIVDPYQLPAFEAYSRQWIGLVTRMGGQHHGYFLPAEGANNIAYCLFSFPSLAAYEQYRRQAETDPECIAAVATATEQRFILSYERSFLKPLLG
- a CDS encoding MBL fold metallo-hydrolase; the encoded protein is MDLLFLGTCAGVPTKARNVSATAVIEASGSGWYLVDCGEGTQHQLLRTPLSIRDLRAIFITHVHGDHCFGLPGLLASAGMSGRTQPLELILPAALHDWVRQGLAASDTFLPFELRLLAVEDLVEWRNDTLQVTTVQLSHRVPSVGFIFTELNPEPRLDIPRLEAEGIPRGPLWGELARGLTVQHGEQLLNGNDYLRPSRPPRRVIVCGDNDTPELLADAAQGADVLVHEATFTQAVVERTGVTFGHSTAAAVARFAEAAGVRNLVLTHFSARYQSDPRRSPNIDNVRDEALVHYSGHLTLAQDLQRYHLGRDGCLELTG
- a CDS encoding ATPase AAA; translation: MQRIVILGNAGSGKSTLARQIGARLGASVVHLDTLFWEAGWVEPDAETFRSRVRDAVSGQAWVCEGNYSRRTFDLRLPRADLVIWLDTPRLTCLKRVILRSVLNKPRPDLPAGCTERLDRAFLTFLKFVWTFDRGYRPGIEANRQAIGPQVPVVHLRGDRQIAAFVEGLTQPAPAARSL
- a CDS encoding Zn-dependent hydrolase; this translates as MLETTARHVDSNRLWQSLMDLARLGATAKGGVCRLALTDLDRQARDLFVQWCEAAGCEVSVDGVGNIFARRPGRNPKLPPVMTGSHIDTQPTGGKFDGCFGVMAGLEVIRTLNDLGVETEAPLEVVVWTNEEGSRFAPCMMGSGVFAGKFSLAETLAKRDAQGISVGEALNAIGYAGTRAVLGHPVGAYFEAHIEQGPILEDQAKTIGVVLGALGQKWFDLTLRGVEAHAGPTPMHLRKDALVGAAAVVEAVNHTALGHQPHACGTVGCLQAYPGSRNVIPGEVRMTLDFRHLEGEQLSAMIAEVRGVIEATCTKHGLSHELVPTADFPALYFDKGCVDAVRASAQALGLPHMDIVSGAGHDAIFLAELGPAGMIFVPCENGISHNEIENATPDDLAAGCAVLLRAMLAASEAIASGRLAA
- a CDS encoding NCS1 family nucleobase:cation symporter-1 — encoded protein: MQQSRSEVVEQDGLFELSEGSDVLDSPRYNQDIAPTKVHQRTWNKWHITALWVGMSICVPTYTLGGVLTAYFGLSVGEALLAILLANVIVLIPLTLNAFPGTKYGIPFPVLLRSSFGILGSNVPCLIRAVVACGWFGIQTLFGGLAIHLFLGSVFDGWKALAGTGEVIGFMIFWCLNLWVVLRGAESIKWLETLSAPLLVAVGVGLLFWALPHMSMTELLAQPPKRPEGASVVSYFCAGLTAMVGFWATLSLNIPDFSRYARSQKDQILGQIFGLPLTMFLFASLGVVLTAASASLVGETVSDPVSLIGKIHSPFWVALAMALIVIATLSTNTAANIVSPTNDFQNIAPRLIGRSRAVWLTGFIGLALMGHELLKKLGLIVSDLSLESVYSNWLLGYSSLLGPIAGIMVVDYFLVRRQQLDLAGLYRDDVYPAWNWAGFAAFALPVGLTLLAIGNSSFSWFYDYGWFTGSLLGGALYYVLAGLAVGAGSPAKRPAPTTKKA
- the hydA gene encoding dihydropyrimidinase, which encodes MSLLIRGATVVTHEESYPADVLCVDGLIRAIGPNLEPPTDCEILDGSGQYLMPGGIDPHTHMQLPFMGTVASEDFFSGTAAGLAGGTTSIIDFVIPNPQQSLLEAFHTWRGWAQKSASDYGFHVAITWWSEQVAEEMGELVAKHGVNSFKHFMAYKNAIMAADDTLVASFERCLQLGAVPTVHAENGELVYHLQKKLLAQGLTGPEAHPLSRPSQVEGEAASRAIRIAETIGTPLYVVHISSREALDEITYARAKGQPVYGEVLPGHLLLDDSVYRDPDWATAAGYVMSPPFRPREHQEALWRGLQSGNLHTTATDHCCFCAEQKAMGRDDFSRIPNGTAGIEDRMAVLWDAGVNSGRLSMHEFVALTSTNTAKIFNLFPRKGAIRVGADADLVLWDPQGTRTLSAQTHHQRVDFNIFEGRTVRGVPSHTISQGKVLWADGDLRAEAGAGRYVERPAYPSVYEVLGRRAEQQRPTPVQR
- a CDS encoding NAD(P)-dependent oxidoreductase, translating into MIDALNHLPRPRAGADQLAERFSDLAPPLTARQAAVESARCLYCYDAPCVNACPSDIDIPSFIHRISDENLQGAAERILSANILGGSCARVCPTEILCQQACVRNNAQECAPVLIGQLQRYALDNAHFTEHPFTRSPATGKRIAVVGAGPAGLSCAHRLAMHGHDVVVFEASDKAGGLNEYGIARYKLVDDYAQREVEFLLGIGGIEIRHGQRLGGNLSLGELRDQYDAVFLGLGLNAVRQLGLPDEEAPGLLAATEYIRELRQADDLSQLPLADRCLVIGAGNTAIDMAVQMSRLGARDVNLVYRRGHADMGATGHEQDIAKANQVRLHTWARPDAVLLDDAGKVRGMRFARTELTDGRLRDTGETFELQADAIFKAIGQRFDDACLVDPVAAQLARDGERIRVDHTLQTSLPGVYAGGDCTALGQDLTVQAVQHGKLAAEAIHAQLMLNVEAA